One Salmo trutta chromosome 12, fSalTru1.1, whole genome shotgun sequence genomic region harbors:
- the LOC115204472 gene encoding sorting nexin-12 isoform X4, with protein sequence MSDPTVADTRRLNSKPQDLTDAYGPPSNFLEIDVYDPQTVGVGRNRFTTYEVRMRIVVPPLPGKALKRQLPFRGDEGIFEEAFIEERRVGLEQFINRIAGHPLAQNERCLHMFLQDESLDRNYIPGKV encoded by the exons ATGTCAGATCCCACAGTGGCTGATACTCGCCGGTTAAATTCAAAGCCTCAGGACCTGACGGATGCTTATGGTCCCCCCAGCAATTTTCTGGAAATTGACGTTTATGACCCACAAACTGTTGGAGTCGGGCGGAACCGTTTCACAACTTACGAAGTCCGAATGCGG ATTGTAGTGCCGCCCTTGCCTGGGAAGGCACTGAAGAGACAGCTACCTTTCCGTGGGGATGAAGGCATTTTTGAAGAGGCTTTCATCGAAGAGCGACGTGTGGGTCTTGAGCAGTTCATCAACAG AATTGCAGGTCATCCTCTCGCTCAAAACGAGCGCTGTCTTCACATGTTTTTGCAGGACGAGAGCCTTGACCGTAACTACATTCCCGGAAAG GTATGA
- the LOC115204472 gene encoding sorting nexin-12 isoform X3, with protein MSDPTVADTRRLNSKPQDLTDAYGPPSNFLEIDVYDPQTVGVGRNRFTTYEVRMRIVVPPLPGKALKRQLPFRGDEGIFEEAFIEERRVGLEQFINRIAGHPLAQNERCLHMFLQDESLDRNYIPGKIQ; from the exons ATGTCAGATCCCACAGTGGCTGATACTCGCCGGTTAAATTCAAAGCCTCAGGACCTGACGGATGCTTATGGTCCCCCCAGCAATTTTCTGGAAATTGACGTTTATGACCCACAAACTGTTGGAGTCGGGCGGAACCGTTTCACAACTTACGAAGTCCGAATGCGG ATTGTAGTGCCGCCCTTGCCTGGGAAGGCACTGAAGAGACAGCTACCTTTCCGTGGGGATGAAGGCATTTTTGAAGAGGCTTTCATCGAAGAGCGACGTGTGGGTCTTGAGCAGTTCATCAACAG AATTGCAGGTCATCCTCTCGCTCAAAACGAGCGCTGTCTTCACATGTTTTTGCAGGACGAGAGCCTTGACCGTAACTACATTCCCGGAAAG ATCCAGTGA
- the LOC115204472 gene encoding sorting nexin-12 isoform X2 → MSDPTVADTRRLNSKPQDLTDAYGPPSNFLEIDVYDPQTVGVGRNRFTTYEVRMRTNLPIFKLKDSIARRRYSDFEWLKNELERDSKIVVPPLPGKALKRQLPFRGDEGIFEEAFIEERRVGLEQFINRIAGHPLAQNERCLHMFLQDESLDRNYIPGKV, encoded by the exons ATGTCAGATCCCACAGTGGCTGATACTCGCCGGTTAAATTCAAAGCCTCAGGACCTGACGGATGCTTATGGTCCCCCCAGCAATTTTCTGGAAATTGACGTTTATGACCCACAAACTGTTGGAGTCGGGCGGAACCGTTTCACAACTTACGAAGTCCGAATGCGG ACAAACCTGCCGATTTTTAAGTTGAAGGATTCCATTGCGCGAAGAAGATACAGTGACTTTGAGTGGTTGAAGAATGAGTTGGAGCGAGACAGCAAG ATTGTAGTGCCGCCCTTGCCTGGGAAGGCACTGAAGAGACAGCTACCTTTCCGTGGGGATGAAGGCATTTTTGAAGAGGCTTTCATCGAAGAGCGACGTGTGGGTCTTGAGCAGTTCATCAACAG AATTGCAGGTCATCCTCTCGCTCAAAACGAGCGCTGTCTTCACATGTTTTTGCAGGACGAGAGCCTTGACCGTAACTACATTCCCGGAAAG GTATGA
- the LOC115204472 gene encoding sorting nexin-12 isoform X1: MSDPTVADTRRLNSKPQDLTDAYGPPSNFLEIDVYDPQTVGVGRNRFTTYEVRMRTNLPIFKLKDSIARRRYSDFEWLKNELERDSKIVVPPLPGKALKRQLPFRGDEGIFEEAFIEERRVGLEQFINRIAGHPLAQNERCLHMFLQDESLDRNYIPGKIQ; the protein is encoded by the exons ATGTCAGATCCCACAGTGGCTGATACTCGCCGGTTAAATTCAAAGCCTCAGGACCTGACGGATGCTTATGGTCCCCCCAGCAATTTTCTGGAAATTGACGTTTATGACCCACAAACTGTTGGAGTCGGGCGGAACCGTTTCACAACTTACGAAGTCCGAATGCGG ACAAACCTGCCGATTTTTAAGTTGAAGGATTCCATTGCGCGAAGAAGATACAGTGACTTTGAGTGGTTGAAGAATGAGTTGGAGCGAGACAGCAAG ATTGTAGTGCCGCCCTTGCCTGGGAAGGCACTGAAGAGACAGCTACCTTTCCGTGGGGATGAAGGCATTTTTGAAGAGGCTTTCATCGAAGAGCGACGTGTGGGTCTTGAGCAGTTCATCAACAG AATTGCAGGTCATCCTCTCGCTCAAAACGAGCGCTGTCTTCACATGTTTTTGCAGGACGAGAGCCTTGACCGTAACTACATTCCCGGAAAG ATCCAGTGA